A genome region from Calliopsis andreniformis isolate RMS-2024a chromosome 2, iyCalAndr_principal, whole genome shotgun sequence includes the following:
- the LOC143188350 gene encoding uncharacterized protein LOC143188350 gives MFALYHLDVYVTQLTLNKETYTDTGGASLLAKVVFLNFPVLEVTERSRYHKNEVNDIYVFEFHGGQTFHFSMPCEELVKKMKKVPLNIGVFRIDDCFPICYVRTFLNGCACDLGTLRVEKPKPFVFRGPFDLVDPGNSFAGQMALEITITNMGRYVITHYALAPNCFLYKTEPDGEENLCTYKETSKEMNGINGSFGLNLTNIEETPKKLDMTSPGDVIRDIAGISPAAENLARGRPPPKPPREPLVDPSAEKKTKKGKKGKKKKGK, from the exons ATGTTTGCGTTATATCATTTAGACGTCTATGTAACCCAATTGACATTGAATAAAGAGACGTACACTGACACGGGTGGTGCATCGCTTCTTGCAAAGGTTGTCTTCCTCAATTTTCCAGTCCTCGAAGTTACTGAGCGTAGTCGATATCACAAAAATGAAGTAAACGATATTTATGTATTCGAGTTTCATGGTGGTCAAACTTTTCACTTTTCAATGCCATGCGAGGAGTTGGTCAAAAAGATGAAGAAGGTTCCATTGAATATCGGTGTttttagaattgacgactgcTTCCCTATCTGTTATGTCCGCACTTTCCTCAATGGTTGCGCTTGTGACTTA ggtACACTTCGAGTGGAAAAACCGAAACCTTTCGTATTTAGAGGGCCATTTGATTTAGTGGATCCTGGGAACAGTTTTGCAGGTCAAATGGcattagaaattacaattacgaataTGGGAAG GTATGTAATAACGCACTATGCACTTGCACCCAACTGCTTCCTCTACAAAACCGAGCCTGATGGAGAAGAGAATTTATGTACTTATAAAGAGACATCGAAAGAAATGAATGGCATTAACGGGTCATTTGGGTTAAATTTAACAAACATCGAAGAAACTCCGAAGAAACTGGATATGACCTCACCAGGCGATGTGATAAGAGATATCGCTGGAATTTCACCAGCAGCTGAAAACCTTGCTCGCGGAAGACCACCGCCTAAACCGCCACGTGAACCATTAGTGGATCCATCAGCGGAAAAGAAAACGAAAAAGGGAAAGAAAGGCAAGAAGAAAAAGGGAAAATGA